The Sinomicrobium kalidii genome contains a region encoding:
- a CDS encoding glycoside hydrolase, whose protein sequence is MNINNCSFLRIMLCVTINLCFTACRDKPDRKVTSIPRAGTDVLQFNIDKNTTYQTIANFGASDAWSCQFAGQWPLAKKEKMADLLFSKQTDQKGNPEGIGLSLWRFNLGAGSAGQGKASGIKDEWRRTGSFLREGGTYDWSRQKGQVWFARAAKEHDVENFLIFSNSPPVHITRNGKAYADSGARSNLAPDHYGEFARYLARVAGEFKSMGLPVDMISPVNEPQWDWADGGQEGTSFRNNEIAEIARSLDKELEKRGLDTKIDIAEAGQINYLFETGDKPGRGAQIEAFFNENSENYIGSLSHLSYTISGHSYFTTSPDSRSTGQRKKLSESLKKHPGLKYWMSEYCILGDNNGEIEGNGRDLGMEPALYMAGVIHNDLVIANASAWHWWLAISPYDYKDGLIYIDKNKTDGNIYESKMLWTLGNYSRFIRPGFQRIRVTKSNASASGHIRVSGYINPENEKLILVAINSGQHGVRVNFNSEGKILLPAGSYITAPGKNLEKTALQKETVPEIPGKSVVTFVFND, encoded by the coding sequence ATGAACATAAATAATTGCAGTTTTTTGCGCATCATGCTATGCGTTACAATCAATCTCTGTTTCACCGCCTGCCGGGATAAGCCCGACAGAAAAGTCACTTCAATTCCCCGAGCGGGTACTGATGTATTGCAATTCAATATCGATAAAAATACTACATACCAGACCATTGCCAATTTTGGAGCCTCGGATGCCTGGTCGTGCCAATTTGCAGGACAATGGCCCCTGGCCAAAAAGGAAAAAATGGCCGACCTGCTCTTTAGCAAACAAACCGATCAAAAAGGAAACCCCGAAGGTATAGGCTTATCCCTGTGGAGGTTTAACCTGGGAGCAGGGAGTGCAGGACAGGGCAAAGCCAGCGGTATAAAGGATGAGTGGCGAAGAACAGGGTCCTTCTTACGAGAAGGTGGTACTTATGACTGGAGCAGGCAAAAAGGACAAGTGTGGTTTGCCCGTGCTGCCAAAGAACATGACGTAGAGAATTTCCTGATATTTTCCAACAGCCCGCCGGTCCATATCACCAGAAACGGCAAGGCCTATGCCGATAGCGGAGCTCGGTCGAACCTCGCTCCGGACCACTACGGGGAATTTGCCCGTTACCTGGCCCGGGTGGCCGGGGAATTCAAAAGCATGGGGTTGCCTGTGGATATGATCAGTCCTGTTAATGAACCGCAATGGGACTGGGCAGATGGCGGACAGGAAGGAACATCTTTCCGGAACAATGAAATCGCAGAAATCGCAAGATCACTGGATAAGGAACTTGAAAAACGAGGTCTGGATACAAAAATAGATATCGCCGAGGCCGGCCAGATCAATTATCTGTTTGAAACCGGGGATAAACCAGGAAGAGGGGCCCAGATCGAAGCCTTTTTCAATGAAAACTCGGAAAACTATATCGGAAGCCTGTCGCATTTAAGCTACACGATCTCGGGACACAGTTACTTTACCACTTCCCCGGATTCCAGATCAACAGGTCAAAGAAAAAAACTTTCCGAAAGCCTGAAAAAACATCCCGGTCTGAAGTACTGGATGTCCGAATACTGTATTCTCGGAGATAATAACGGGGAGATTGAAGGTAATGGCAGGGATCTCGGTATGGAGCCCGCCCTTTACATGGCCGGGGTTATACACAACGATCTTGTTATCGCCAATGCTTCCGCCTGGCACTGGTGGCTTGCGATTTCTCCGTACGACTATAAAGACGGGTTAATATACATTGACAAAAATAAAACCGACGGAAATATTTACGAAAGCAAAATGCTCTGGACCCTGGGAAATTACAGCAGGTTTATAAGGCCCGGATTTCAAAGGATCAGGGTAACAAAAAGTAACGCATCAGCTTCAGGACACATCCGTGTATCGGGTTACATAAACCCGGAAAATGAAAAATTAATACTCGTGGCAATAAATTCAGGACAGCACGGTGTCCGGGTAAATTTTAATTCGGAGGGAAAAATTTTGTTACCCGCCGGTTCATATATAACCGCACCGGGGAAAAACCTGGAAAAGACAGCCCTTCAGAAAGAAACCGTGCCGGAAATCCCCGGAAAATCGGTTGTAACATTTGTATTTAACGACTAA
- a CDS encoding DUF3823 domain-containing protein — MMKKNIVRLMLAFGFVPLAMSCDYDNFDEPAAILEGSVVYEGQPVGVRTNGPQLELWQGGYALEKNIPVYIDQDGSYSVSLFDGEYKMVVKEGGPWVPQLNDTIVINVNGGTTFDVPVTPYFTINNESFQVSDNSVTANFTIAKIVETAGIESVNIYFGTAVLTDQNRNEHVANVAPGDITEGQQTTVNVDIPEDLRDAGFLFVRIGVRATQANEFYYTQVQKIDL; from the coding sequence ATGATGAAAAAAAATATAGTCCGGTTAATGTTGGCTTTTGGCTTTGTACCATTAGCAATGAGTTGCGATTATGACAATTTTGATGAACCAGCAGCTATCCTCGAAGGAAGCGTTGTATACGAAGGACAGCCCGTAGGTGTCCGAACCAACGGCCCCCAGCTCGAATTATGGCAGGGTGGTTACGCCCTGGAAAAAAATATCCCGGTATATATCGACCAGGACGGCAGCTATTCGGTATCCCTGTTTGACGGTGAATATAAAATGGTGGTCAAGGAAGGTGGCCCCTGGGTGCCTCAGTTAAACGATACCATTGTTATCAATGTCAACGGCGGAACAACATTCGATGTCCCCGTAACACCTTATTTTACCATCAACAATGAAAGTTTCCAGGTAAGTGATAATTCGGTTACAGCTAATTTTACCATTGCTAAGATTGTCGAAACCGCCGGTATTGAATCTGTAAACATATATTTCGGGACTGCTGTGCTTACCGATCAAAACAGAAATGAACACGTAGCGAATGTAGCCCCAGGCGATATCACGGAGGGACAACAGACCACGGTCAATGTCGATATTCCGGAAGATCTCCGGGATGCCGGTTTCCTGTTTGTACGCATTGGTGTACGTGCTACACAGGCCAACGAATTCTACTATACACAGGTCCAAAAAATCGATTTATAA